Genomic DNA from Thermotoga petrophila RKU-1:
AAAAGATATCAATCGTGCTGTTGATCGTTTTCGTAACAAGCATTTTCCCCTTCTCAATTTGGAACTCTGCGGGCGAATCCGAGTACAAAAATCTCCTTTCCATACAGAAAGCCTCGAAGGTTGGAGACATCCTCACCATCGTGATCCGGGAAAGCAACAACGTGTCTTCGGAGAGGGAAAGTCTCGAGATCCAGAAAACCCTTTTGAACATCTTGGGAAACGTTGTGAACGCAGCCGCAGGTGTCAACCTCAACAACTTCATTCCTATAAACAACAACTCTCCTGAGAGACAGCGCGGTGGAAAGGTGCAGTCTTCCGTCGTGGCGAAGATCTCGGCAGTGGTCGTCGACATCGATCCCTACGGTAACCTCGTGGTGGAGGGAAGAAAAACGATAAAGGTGGACAAGGACTATCAGGAAATCATCGTGAAAGGAAAAGTGAGGCCAGACGACATAGAGATAGGAAACGAGGTGGATTCCTCCAAGCTTGCAGATTCCGAGATATGGGTGAACGGGAAACTCGTTTTCAGCGAGGAACCCGGAAAAGAGAGTTTCTTCGACAAGATACTCGCGTTCTTAGCAGGACTCTTCACATGAGGTGATGAACATGAAGAAGAGATTGGCCGTTTTGCTGGTCATAGTTCTGACGATAACCTTTTCGTTCTCTGTGACCACAAGGATAAAAGACATAGCGTTCTTTAGAGGTGCCCGTGACAACCAGCTCTTTGGAATAGGACTCGTTGTTGGTCTCAACGGAACGGGAGATTCCGGTAACGTGAACTCTCCTCTTCTTCTCGAAATGATGAAAAAGTTCGGTGTTCAGGTTTCGGAAAACGACCTGAAGTCCAAGAACACAGCACTTGTGATGGTCCTCGCAGACATTCCTCCTTTTGCCAAAGAAGGTATGAGAATAGACTGTGTAGTCGCTTCCATAGCCGATGCGAAATCACTTGCAGGTGGATATCTCCTCCAGACACCTCTCTACGGTGCCGATGGAAAGGTGTACGCCGTAGCGCAGGGTTCCGTGATCATCGGAGGAGAAGACGTAAAGCTCTCTTCCAATCTCCAAAAGAGGTACAGAGTGGTTGGCTATCTTCCGGAGGGTGCCATCGTGGAAAGGGACATTCCATCCGACATGCTCGATGGAGACAGTGTGACGATCCTTCTGAGACAGCCGGACATCACCACCGCAGCCAGGGTGGCGAGGGCGATAAACGAGAAGTTCGAGATGGATCTCGCAAAGGCCATCGATCCATCCGCCATCAAATTGACCGTTCCCAACGCGTTCCAGGATGACCTCATCACGTTTCTTTCGCTCGTTGAAGAGATAGAAGTTCAGCCAGACGTTCCGGCAAGAATTGTGGTGAACGAAAGAACAGGAACCGTTCTGTTCGGAGGGGATGTGAAACTATCTGACTTTGTGATCTCCTACGGAAACTTCACGATAAGTGTGACCGGGGGAAAAATAGGAGATAAAGATGCCACAATCTCCAATCTCGTCAGCGCTCTCAAAGCAGCGGGTGCCACTCCTCAGGACATCATAGCCATTCTGCAGGTGATCTACGAATCGGGATACATTACAGGAGAACTCATAATCATGTGAGGTGAAAAGCGTGTTCGTCTACGGAGTTTCTTCTAATATAAAGAATCTGCGGGACGCGAGCATTGAATTCGTGAGTGATCTCTTCTACAGAATCTTCAAGGAGATGTACGAGTCGATTCCGAAGTACGATCTCGTACCTGAAACAACTGCCGAGAAGTGGTTCAAAGAAATGCTCCTTCAGGAGTATTCGAAACACGCCGCAGAGCAGAGCCCTCTGGCCGACATGGTTATGAAGAGTCTCGGTG
This window encodes:
- a CDS encoding flagellar basal body L-ring protein FlgH encodes the protein MKKISIVLLIVFVTSIFPFSIWNSAGESEYKNLLSIQKASKVGDILTIVIRESNNVSSERESLEIQKTLLNILGNVVNAAAGVNLNNFIPINNNSPERQRGGKVQSSVVAKISAVVVDIDPYGNLVVEGRKTIKVDKDYQEIIVKGKVRPDDIEIGNEVDSSKLADSEIWVNGKLVFSEEPGKESFFDKILAFLAGLFT
- a CDS encoding flagellar basal body P-ring protein FlgI, translating into MKKRLAVLLVIVLTITFSFSVTTRIKDIAFFRGARDNQLFGIGLVVGLNGTGDSGNVNSPLLLEMMKKFGVQVSENDLKSKNTALVMVLADIPPFAKEGMRIDCVVASIADAKSLAGGYLLQTPLYGADGKVYAVAQGSVIIGGEDVKLSSNLQKRYRVVGYLPEGAIVERDIPSDMLDGDSVTILLRQPDITTAARVARAINEKFEMDLAKAIDPSAIKLTVPNAFQDDLITFLSLVEEIEVQPDVPARIVVNERTGTVLFGGDVKLSDFVISYGNFTISVTGGKIGDKDATISNLVSALKAAGATPQDIIAILQVIYESGYITGELIIM
- a CDS encoding rod-binding protein is translated as MFVYGVSSNIKNLRDASIEFVSDLFYRIFKEMYESIPKYDLVPETTAEKWFKEMLLQEYSKHAAEQSPLADMVMKSLGGKKISSLPQRE